The proteins below are encoded in one region of Antennarius striatus isolate MH-2024 chromosome 7, ASM4005453v1, whole genome shotgun sequence:
- the pde4dip gene encoding myomegalin isoform X1: MKDACRICAGDLHGNQRRWIFHPAPRVSLRVLLSHVVGGALKRDGRGEFACSKCVFLLERMFRLDGVAARVGLLSLDRLQRLLLEGERLRRGIRGQYRRNNAEDPAPPDPEDSAPPGSGGSEAGPPEADSYWDLIQDDLTHSGFRFWADPDGSDSQNPRRCRGCAALRVPDSDYEAVCRVPRRVVTRSASCGPPERAQEEGLATGVPLWDQRWRDRPLSALEAMLRLLRGSESRPLRLQRDSRLPVLVKVKQDQDLVSPHEPTPGGGVRQELEVGLEAELEAELEEQWLDEYLQWRPCNFQQRKPAFCSCGRSSAAQQDRLRPLWAKIRTGEIRNQELQERLDLVELELRSAREEAEQREMEVQKISAEARSNEAQASDLRQVVEEQNQMLCSLKEIADRSQLQASGSDVVRRHGDVLVLQASLFRAQLELQAGERAQLQAARTLEDQNRLLQRLEDNLQVALQRRRETETHNRELQRLLEEVRTALLEREELLREANQERRGREAETESTITELKTRLQTKEQLIQDFLLLQDENRDALVQKLRQRIRERDRALERTLDDRFEWAEQKEAESRRLQLLLREQDRDLERQRCVLANNQETISSLEVLLRGRALEAEQLSDAWRSVQRQQQDGEERQSHALRERDAIIRRLQGALQASTQEAQDLRCSLQVQSAPTSVLEQLKLHLQLKDRLFQEILADQASWAQEHQDQVQVLLRTISCRDQYIQESAGRVGEVMEEQTGRLQELRRQLSFRTGSKVDSGSELELQEELQAAQEELRLALRREKQNQELSRSQAAREENLRRTLSEKEEVIRDLHRQLVAPPDLPLVERLTQEVQELRESLVQHTRVPGPDRPECGEPSPEDEDEADGSVSSDEDESELKARSEARTQDYVAGCPAGSFEGQGLMEVQQLVEQKKVVERELGGLKAQLEKAGFSSLSEMRKVLLSLQEETRELKHQLTDGRHGDREEELDVPIEGMEEEEEDEVEQWEVSLPQRKKRADELQPRPSSPVAIATNPLQPAMSGLAFPVPQDHQDHREPRGAAVQQDSKADLQDPGYETCGRSENEAERDDTSSPEFDDLEMCTSLDCGSQWWPSVNSSSAFNKGSAQSSAQNSAHGDASLRRLVEDLRSQLTRSQAVIRGLQSRLRSLSTSSDLDPPATRKVNWFQSPPQSGTEEDEGWQSSDGGLLGSSSQSDSGLQELASRVNALEDQLRSGGAKSVSGDRKCGPWPGKVDALIQAQARELSHLRQRLKEGRGLCSILSQHLGETTKAFEELLRANDVDFYMGQSFREQLAQSGALAQRVGAKISSTGDPPEEQEEKTELLAIRLSKELQQKDKVIESLRAKLNLHHHPHCSDTPSGSHALSDTTDQSDRISYVSDERGSTNDNLEMCSEVDAASELAQKDSTERLSPCGTGSRHLSVPPSLSSSHTPLSWLSCPSMHCTSSPPNAAAMGQTVPDSSSVHFPPSFFSTQGAPLPPNPHPTAPRSRYQGNEGVGFSLAEVHQELQTLQRQLGDAAGFSSPQSRHIQGHPDSTHPRLSLHGFQPSISTGSSTLKAGNPLLGSSALWDLSYGGRPLRLGADLSSGSSGYQSGPSHTGSDLMMEHLKEIRGLRQRLDDSIRTNDRLRQQLEEKLACSTADKGAPTNIYIQGLDSVGRLSSDMRLLKEENLSLQERLKEAREGSKEAEQLRQAALVQRASLKEAELKAERWAGQIRDLQAEAESHNREINQLKKERLRNQEDVKRLQHEVSVLQQQLCESRHLVHALQCELQVYQREGGASSDSAGQTCTAVTFDSSRLDPHPGARRRIFSGAAGHHGNVPPLSSDCSSVPSSPEADSAPQGWDATTSTRHGRHAVGRLDAFTALQQQIQEGGDLLGKMEAALCSPSVHPGSVRTLLSDLRTLGTVLQEAGSQLRAFWIEGEAEQARPISSEVATLRLRLLEQERALRDAMERLRSSNRTKDHMENFIVSQLSRTQDVLRRAKTNLQVNQLRISSLCHAPSSSSSSSFSSSSGKGENSGACHGPGIMTTTFIPSTSIVLGVAH, translated from the exons ATGAAGGACGCCTGTCGGATCTGCGCGGGGGATCTCCACGGTAACCAGCGGCGGTGGATTTTCCACCCGGCGCCCCGGGTCAGCCTGCGGGTCCTGCTGTCCCAcgtggtgggcggggctctgaAGCGGGACGGCCGGGGGGAGTTCGCCTGCTCCAAGTGTGTCTTCCTGCTGGAGCGGATGTTCCGATTGGACGGGGTGGCGGCCCGGGTGGGGCTCCTGTCCCTGGACCGCCTCCAGcggctgctgctggagggggAGCGGCTGAGGAGGGGCATCCGGGGTCAGTACCGGAGGAACAACGCGGAGGACCCGGCCCCGCCCGACCCGGAGGACTCGGCCCCGCCCGGGTCCGGAGGAAGCGAGGCGGGTCCTCCTGAGGCGGACTCCTACTGGGATCTGATCCAGGACGATCTGACCCACTCAGGGTTCCGGTTTTGGGCTGATCCAGACGGTTCTGATTCCCAGAATCCCCGGCGGTGCCGAGGCTGCGCTGCGCTCCGTGTTCCTGATTCCGACTACGAGGCGGTCTGTCGGGTTCCTCGCAGGGTCGTTACCCGGAGCGCGTCCTGTGGACCGCCAGAGAGGGCGCAGGAGGAGGGTCTCGCCACTGGGGTCCCCCTGTGGGACCAGCGCTGGAGGGACCGCCCCCTTTCTGCGCTGGAGGCGATGCTCCGCCTCCTGAGGGGCTCGGAGTCCCGCCCACTGAGGCTTCAACGGGACAGCCGGCTCCCAGTTCTGGTCAAAGTCAAACAGGATCAGGACCTGGTGTCCCCCCACGAGCCGACACCAGGGGGCGGAGTCCGGCAGGAGTTGGAGGTggggctggaggcggagctggaggcggagctggaggagcagtggctggACGAGTACCTCCAGTGGAGGCCGTGCAACTTCCAGCAG AGGAAGCCGGCGTTCTGCTCCTGTGGTCGTTCCTCCGCCGCTCAGCAGGACCGGCTCCGCCCCCTGTGGGCCAAGATCAGGACAGGCGAGATCAGGAACCAG gagctgcaggagcgaCTCGACctggtggagctggagctgcgATCGGCCCGCGAGGAGGCGGAGCAACGGGAGATGGAGGTCCAGAAGATCAGCGCTGAGGCCCGGTCCAATGAGGCGCAG GCATCAGATCTCCGTCAGGTGGTtgaagaacagaaccagatgTTGTGTTCCCTCAAAGAGATCGCAGACCGCAGTCAGCTGCAG GCGTCCGGCTCCGATGTGGTCCGTCGTCATGGCGATGTGCTGGTTCTGCAGGCGTCCCTCTTCAGGGCTCAGCTGGAGCTGCAGGCGGGTGAACGGGCTCAGCTGCAGGCGGCCAGAACCCTGGAGGACCAGAACCGCCTCCTGCAGCGGCTGGAGGACAACCTGCAGGTGGCGCTGCAGCGCCGCAGGGAGACGGAGACACACAACCGg GAGCTGCAGCGGCTTCTGGAGGAGGTCCGGACCGCCCTCCTGGAGAGGGAGGAGCTACTGAGGGAGGCCAATCAGGAGAGACGGGGGAGGGAGGCGGAGACAGAGAGCACCATTACGGAGCTGAAGACACGCCTCCAGACCAAAGAGCAGCTGATCCAG GACTTCCTGCTGCTCCAGGACGAGAACAGAGACGCTCTGGTTCAGAAACTCCGCCAGcgaatcagagagagagaccgaGCTCTGGAG cggACGCTGGACGACAGGTTCGAGTGGGCGGAGCAAAAGGAGGCGGAGTCTCGCcgcctgcagctgctgctaaGGGAGCAGGACAGAGACCTGGAGCGGCAGCGCTGCGTCCTGGCCAACAACCAGGAAACCATCTCC AGCCTGGAGGTGCTGCTGCGGGGGCGGGCCCTGGAGGCGGAGCAACTGAGCGACGCCTGGAGGAGCGTCCAACGGCAGCAGCAGGACGGCGAGGAGAGACAGAGCCACGCCCTCCGGGAGCGAGACGCCATCATCCGAAggctgcagggggcgctgcaggcCAGCACGCAGGAAGCCCAg gacCTGCGCTGCTCCCTCCAGGTCCAATCAGCTCCCACCAGCGTGTTGGAGCAGCTGaagctccacctccagctgaAGGATCGTCTCTTCCAGGAGATCCTGGCTGATCAGGCCAGCTGGGCCCAGGAGCACCAGGACCAGGTCCAGGTTCTGCTCAGAACCATCAGCTGCAGGGACCAGTACATACAG GAGTCAGCCGGTCGGGTCGGGGAGGTGATGGAGGAGCAGACGGGGAGGCTTCAGGAGCTCCGCAGGCAGCTGAGCTTCAGGACCGGGTCCAAGGTGGACTCTGGGTCGGAGCTcgagctgcaggaggagctgcaggctgCGCAGGAGGAGCTGCGTCTGGCTCTCAGGAGGGAGAAGCAGAACCAGGAGCTGAGCAGGAGTCAAGCTGCCAGAGAGGAGAACCTCAGGAGAACCCTGAGCGAGAAGGAGGAGGTGATCAGG GACCTCCACAGGCAGCTGGTGGCCCCCCCAGACCTTCCTCTGGTGGAACGGTTGACCCAGGAGGTCCAGGAGCTGAGGGAGAGCCTGGTCCAGCATACCCGGGTCCCGGGTCCGGACCGGCCTGAGTGTGGAG AACCGAGCccagaggatgaagacgaggctGACGGGTCTGTGAGCAGCGATGAAGACGAGTCCGAGCTGAAGGCCCGGTCTGAGGCCAGAACTCAG GACTATGTAGCTGGGTGCCCGGCGGGGTCGTTTGAAGGTCAGGGCCTGATGGAGGTCCAACAGCTGGTGGAGCAGAAGAAGGTGGTGGAGCGGGAGCTGGGGGGCCTGAAGGCCCAGCTGGAGAAGGCCGGGTTCTCCTCCCTGTCAGAGAtgag GAAAGTTCTGCTCAGCCTACAAGAAGAAACCCGAGAGCTGAAGCATCAGCTGACTGACGGTCGGCACGGCGACCGGGAGGAGGAGCTAGATGTGCCCATAGAggggatggaggaagaggaagaggatgaggtggagcagtgggaggtgtctcttcctcagaggaagaagagggccGACGAGcttcagccccgcccctcctcaCCAGTAGCCATAGCAACCAATCCCCTCCAACCGGCGATGTCTGGATTGGCTTTCCCGGTTCcacaggaccaccaggaccaccgaGAGCCGA GGGGGGCGGCGGTCCAGCAGGACAGCAAGGCGGACCTGCAGGACCCCGGTTATGAAACCTGTGGGCGCAGCGAGAACGAAGCTGAGAGGGACGACACCAGCAGCCCAG AGTTCGATGACCTGGAGATGTGCACGTCTCTGGACTGTGGTTCTCAGTGGTGGCCCAGCGTCAACAGCAGCTCCGCCTTCAATAAAGGCTCCGCCCAAAGCTCCGCCCAGAACTCCGCCCACGGAGACGCCTCCCTCCGGCGTCTGGTGGAGGACCTCCGCTCCCAGCTGACCCGCTCTCAGGCGGTGATCCGGGGGCTGCAGAGCCGCCTCCGTTCTCTGTCCACCTCCAGCGACCTGGACCCCCCCGCGACTCGGAAGGTGAACTGGTTCCAGTCGCCCCCCCAGAGCGGGACGGAGGAAGACGAGGGCTGGCAGTCGTCAGACGGGGGGCTCCTGGGGTCGTCCTCTCAGTCGGACAGCGGCCTGCAGGAGCTGGCGTCCCGCGTGAACGCCCTGGAGGACCAGCTGAGGAGCGGGGGGGCGAAGAGCGTCAGCGGGGACAGGAAGTGTGGCCCCTGGCCGGG gaAGGTTGATGCTCTGATCCAGGCCCAGGCCAGGGAACTCTCCCACCTGCGCCAGCGCCTcaaggaggggcggggcttgtgcAGCATCCTGTCCCAGCACCTGGGAGAAACCACCAAGGCCTTCGAGGAGCTGCTGAGGGCCAACGACGTGGACTTCTACATGGGCCAGAGCTTCAGGGAGCAGCTGGCTCAGAGCGGCGCTCTGGCCCAGCGGGTCGGCGCCAAGATCAGCAGCA CAGGAGATCCAccagaggagcaggaagagaagaCGGAACTGCTCGCCAtccg ACTCAGTAAGGAGCTACAGCAGAAGGACAAGGTCATCGAGTCTCTGCGGGCTAAACTCAACCTGCACCATCACCCTCATTGCTCTGACACGCCCAGCGGTAGCCACGCCCTCTCTGAcacaaccgaccaatcagatcgCATCTCCTATGTATCCGATGAGCGTGGATCCACCAATGACAACTTGGAGATGTGCTCTGAGGTGGACGCTGCCAGCGAGCTCGCTCAGAAGGACAGCACAG AGCGCCTCTCTCCTTGTGGCACCGGGTCACGTCACCTGTCTGTCCCTCCATCCCTCAGTTCATCTCACACACCCCTGTCATGGCTCAGctgtcccagcatgcattgcaCCAGCTCGCCCCCCAACGCTGCAGCCATGGGTCAGACAG TTCCAGACTCTAGCTCCGTCCACTTCCCCCCATCCTTCTTCTCCACCCAGGGGGCACCTTTGCCCCCCAATCCTCACCCCACAGCCCCCCGATCCCGTTACCAAGGCAACGAGGGAGTGGGTTTCTCTCTGGCTGAGGTTCACCAGGAGCTGCAGACATTACAGAGGCAGCTGGGAGACGCTGCTG GGTTCTCCAGTCCTCAGTCCAGACACATTCAGGGTCACCCTGACTCCACCCACCCCCGTCTGTCTCTCCATGGATTCCAGCCGTCAATCAGCACTGGCAGCTCTACTCTGAAGGCCGGGAACCCCCTGCTGGGGAGCAGTGCATTATGGGACCTGTCCTACGGCGGTCGACCACTCAGACTGGGAGCCGACCTCTCCTCGGGGTCCTCGGGGTACCAGTCGGGCCCCAGCCACACAG GCTCAGACTTGATGATGGAGCACCTGAAGGAGATCCGGGGTCTCAGGCAGCGACTGGACGACTCCATCCGGACCAACGATCGCCTccggcagcagctggaggagaagttGGCCTGCTCCACCGCCGACAAAG GTGCGCCAACCAACATCTACATCCAGGGTCTGGACTCGGTGGGCCGGCTCTCCAGTGACATGAGACTCCTGAAGGAGGAGAACCTCAGCCTGCAGGAGCGTCTGAAGGAGGCCAGAG AGGGCAGTAAGGAGGCGGAGCAGCTGAGGCAGGCAGCGCTTGTCCAGCGGGCCAGTCTAAAGGAGGCGGAGCTGAAGGCGGAAAGGTGGGCGGGGCAAATCAGAGATCTGCAAGCAGAGGCTGAATCTCACAACCGAGAGATAAACCAGCTGAAAAAGGAGCGACTGAGGAACCAGGAGGACGTCAAGAG ACTCCAGCATGAGGTGAGCgttctccagcagcagctgtgtgaaAGCCGCCATCTGGTCCATGCCCTTCAGTGCGAGCTGCAGGTGTATCAAAGAGAGGGCGGAGCCAGCTCAGACTCAG CAGGTCAGACCTGCACCGCTGTGACCTTTGACTCCAGTCGGCTGGATCCACACCCTGGAGCCAGGAGGCGGATCTTCAGTGGAGCCGCCGGTCACCATGGAAATGTCCCACCCCTGTCATCCGATTGCTCCTCTGTTCCCTCCTCCCCTGAAGCCGACTCCGCCCCTCAGGGTTGGGATGCCACAACCTCCACGCGTCATGGACGCCACGCTGTTGGTCGCCTTGACGCCTTCACcgctctgcagcagcagatccAAGAGGGTGGCGACCTTCTGGGAAAGATGGAGGCCGCTTTGTGTTCGCCGAGCGTCCACCCGGGTTCTGTCAGGACACTGCTGTCAGACTTGAGAACCCTGGGTACCGTCTTGCAGGAGGCTGGCTCTCAGCTCCGGGCATTCTGGATCGAAGGGGAAGCAGAGCAG GCCCGGCCAATCAGCAGCGAGGTGGCGACGCTCCGTCTGAGGCTATTGGAACAGGAACGGGCTCTAAGGGACGCCATGGAGAGACTGAGGAGCTCCAACCGCACCAAAGACCACATGGAGAACTTCATCGTGAGCCAGT tatCCAGAACTCAGGACGTGTTGAGGAGAGCCAAGACCAACCTCCAG GTGAACCAGCTCAGGATTTCCTCCCTTTGCCAcgccccttcctcctcctcctcttcctccttttcttcttcctctggtaAAG GTGAGAACTCAGGAGCCTGTCACGGTCCCGGCATCATGACGACGACCTTCatcccctccacctccatcgtCCTGGGCGTGGCTCACTAG